In Aquila chrysaetos chrysaetos chromosome 10, bAquChr1.4, whole genome shotgun sequence, the following proteins share a genomic window:
- the NMD3 gene encoding 60S ribosomal export protein NMD3 → MEYLTGPPASTQGNILCCQCGVPIPPNPANMCVGCLRAQVDITEGIPKQGTLHFCKQCERYLQPPGTWIQCTLESRELLALCLKKIKASLSKVRLIDAGFIWTEPHSKRLKLKLTVQKEVINGAVLQQVFVVEYIVQSQMCEDCHRIEAKDFWKAVVQVRQKTLHKKTFYYLEQLILKHRLHQNTLRIKEIHDGLDFYYSSKQQAQKMVDFLQCTVPSRSKSSQRLISHDIHSNVYNYKSTFSVEIVPICKDNVVCLSPKLAQSLGNMSQICVCIRVTSTIHLIDPSTLQIAEIDGNTYWRHPFNSLFHPKQLEEFIIMDINRVQDKRKGAGAGARSNKHTLAEAWVQKTSELNTDHQYFCCTHLGHILNPGDLVLGFDLANCNLNDEFANKMNPHNIPDVVLIKKSYDRTKRQRRRNWKLKELERDREGMDTDDERQYQDFLEDLEEDEAIRKNVNIYRNADVPVESDTDDDGPPRISLAEMLEDLHISQDATGGEGANMMTE, encoded by the exons atGGAGTACCTGACGGGACCGCCGGCCTCCACTCAGGGCAACAT CCTCTGCTGCCAGTGCGGCGTGCCCATCCCGCCCAACCCGGCCAACATGTGCGTGGGGTGCCTGCGGGCCCAGGTGGACATCACCGAGGGGATCCCCAAACAGGGAACCCTCCATTTCTGCAAGCAGTGCGAAAG GTATCTTCAGCCTCCAGGAACCTGGATTCAGTGTACCTTAGAATCAAGAGAGCTTCTTGCtttgtgtcttaaaaaaatcaaagcttcgCTGAGCAAG GTCCGGCTGATTGATGCAGGCTTTATTTGGACCGAACCGCATTCTAAGAGGCTGAAGCTGAAACTGACTGTTCAGAAAGAG gtgaTAAATGGAGCGGTTCTTCAGCAAGTATTTGTGGTGGAATATATAGTTCAGTCTCAAATGTGTGAAGACTGTCATAGGATTGAAGCTAAGGATTTCTGGAAAGCTGTAGTGCAAGTCAGACAAAAG ACTCTGCACAAAAAGACTTTCTACTATTTGGAgcagctgattttaaaacacaggctTCATCAAAATACGCTTCGCATCAAAGAAATCCATG atggcctggatttttattattcttcaaaGCAACAGGCCCAGAAGATGGTAGACTTTCTTCAGTGTACAGTTCCATCTAG aTCAAAATCGTCCCAACGTTTGATCTCGCATGATATTCATAGTAATGTCTACAATTACAAAAGCACTTTCTCTGTGGAAATTGTTCCAATATGCAAG GACAATGTTGTATGTCTGTCACCAAAACTGGCACAGAGTCTTGGTAACATGAGCCAGATCTGTGTATGCATTAGAGTAACAAGTACCATCCACCTCATCGATCCTAGCACCCTGCAGA ttgctgaAATTGACGGAAATACCTACTGGCGCCACCCTTTTAATAGCTTGTTCCACCCCAAGCAACTAGAGGAATTCATCATTATGGATATCAACAGGGttcaagacaaaagaaaaggtgCAGGTGCAGGGGCAAGATCAAACAAG CACACACTGGCTGAAGCCTGGGTACAGAAAACCTCGGAGTTGAATACAGATCATCAGTATTTCTGCTGTACTCACTTGGGGCACATTCTGAATCCCGGCGACCTTGTCTTGGG attCGACTTGGCGAACTGCAACTTAAATGACGAGTTTGCCAATAAGATGAACCCACACAATATTCCTGATGTG GTACTAATAAAGAAGAGCTACGACCGTACCAAACGCCAGCGTCGCAGAAACTGGAAGCTGAAAGAGCTAGAAAGGGACAGAGAAGGCATGGATACAGATGATGAAAG GCAATACCAGGACTTCCTTGAAGATCTCGAAGAAGATGAAGCCATAAGAAAGAATGTCAACATTTATAGAA aTGCAGATGTTCCTGTGGAGAGTGATACAGATGATGACGGTCCTCCACGAATCAGTCTGGCTGAAATGCTAGAGGATCTCCATATTTCCCAGGATGCCACTGGTGGAGAGGGAGCAAATATGATGACAGAATAA